The following is a genomic window from Xyrauchen texanus isolate HMW12.3.18 chromosome 6, RBS_HiC_50CHRs, whole genome shotgun sequence.
TTAGGCCATAGAGTATGCATACTGACTGGCTGACAGATTATTGTTCAAAGGACTTATCAGTTTGcaccatgtagagtttcatgactgaacttagAATAATTCTGTGGATTCATTAAATCGTTCTCACTTTTGTTCCCATAATTTGAACAGTGTGTTTTATTGTGAATTCCCAACAAACTGGGTTTTTTCATTTAACTGAAAACAGTGCTTGTGAATGTCGCTGCCAAAATGTAAGGATagtttgttgctagggtgttgcccTGTAGTTGCTAGGTTTTCTGGGtattttctaggtggttgcttactggcccacatcaaaagagcccacccccaagtttCCATAAATTTTTTGTCCTAGATATTGTTGGTGGGTGTTTATACAGTGGGTTATTTTCTTCAATGTAAGTCTTGATTAATTTTTCACCCATTTTTActgaaaatgcatttgaaaatccACTATTTATATAATTTCCGTGACAATGCGTCTTATATTTGGAATGAAAACAccacggctgtggctcaggtggtagagcggttcGGACACCAAACGCAGGGTTGGTGGCCCACACGacttcctggcccacacgactccacatgccgaagtgtccttgggcaagacactgaaccccaagtttctcccaatggcaggctagcacattgcatgacagctctgccgccattggtgtatgagtgtgtgtgtgaatgagtcacagggtaaagcgatttgaataccgttaaggttaaataggcactatataagtgcggACCATTTATTCAGTGAGTAACTTCAGTTACTGTTTTAACTGTTTATTTTTTCCCATTTCATCTAAAATACATGTTGGTTTTGAACATTGTGATTTTGCCAACCATTAATGAATTACTACATAAAAGTAAACTATCAGTGCCTGCAGAAATACAATCTAAAATCACTCTTGGCAAATGTGTACTGAAGGAAGTTCATAGATGCTCCATGGGCTTTTCAGTAAATTATGTCAAACTATATCTAAGAACTatatcaaaggaatagttcacccaaaaatggaaagcCTGGCATTattgataacatcaaacctcaatgACGTCacgacacaagaaccaatgaggatTGATGTTATTGATTTATTGCCAGATTTCATTTGGGCCCTGTTTGTAACAGTTGATCAACAATTTGATTTaacttgatttgatttgagagtgaataatgtgttaaattgcagactgttcatcatacaaagtcatcgtatgccttcagaagacttggaatatgacgaaCAAGTTGCATGGACTATGGTCATGATCCatttgggtgcttttttaagctttaaattaaGTCACcatcaactgctattgtatggaaaCGAGTGATTgcgacattctttaaaatatctccttttgtgttctgcaaaaaaagggtaaaatgggtttggaacgacatgaggatgagtcaaaaatgacagaatttcatttttgggtgaactattccttatcaAATGTCAACAGATGTCATCAGTAGATAGTGCAGTTGGCAGTCCAGTGCTCCAGACAAATCCATTCATTTGTGTACTCCTTATAACCGGCAACATCCACCAGCCCGCTACCTGcaaattcacacaaaacactTTATACAGCATAGATggaattgaaaagaaaaagccaCGTTTATAAATGCGATCATAGCGCTTTCATTCTATCTACATAGGGTCAGATGTTTCCATATGCCTTCAGATGTATCAGGAAACATTGAGTCTTACCCGCAATCAGGTTGTAGAGGGTACAGTAGTTTGTGCCATTGTCTGCCAGTATGGCCCATGTTTCAGAAAGAGAAAGTCCCTGTCGCAGTAGCAATAATGAGAGAACAATTCAGAGGGAATAGCTCTAAAACTACTCAGCAGTAATGAAAATACATaacagataacaatttttttctaaTGTAAAAAAACAGAGTCAATACACTTTGacattattaaaggaaatattggtAGCAGAGGTTTTTACCGTGACTCTGCAGACTGAATATGCTTCAGTGGGCACAAGCTGAAAGCTCAGATCCTCCACACGCTTCGACTGTCTCAAGGTGTGTTTGGCTGTGATGAGGAAGGGTGTGGCAGAAACCAGCTGAAGAAGACAACAGTTCATTACAAGCATAATTAAACCTCATCTCAATTATAATACCTGCTATAGCACTCAAGTGTAGATCCTTCACCTCATACAAGCATCTCTCTCCACCATTGATGCAGCCGGACACACCTCTCCAGGCCTTGATCTGATTCACCAGAGCAATAAAAACATCCCGGCATGGGATCCCAAACAGCCTAAGAATGAATAAGAGAATGCTAAATGATATCAATAATAACATGTattaaaagaaacacatttcttgtTTGGTGTTGATGAAGGGGTTCTTGACCCTTACTGGTGGGACTGTGGGGGTACATAAGACAAAAAGGTTGGGAAATTTTGCTCTGTTTCACAgtgatataaataaagttgagttgaaaCAAAACTTACTGTCCCATGGATCTGGTGTATGACTAATGGTACAGATTCAATGACATGGAATTGCATCATGCATATCTAATGGTAAGAGCTTTTACAAAACTGTTAGTATGTAGAGGGTCATTTGTCACTGTGACTTATTTGCATGATGGACGACAGAGATGAAGTATAATGCCCTTGTGGTGCTGGTCACAAGTTTTTGATTCGTCTCGGAGGAGACATTTTCTGCAGCTTTATCAGAAGCTTGTTTTAAGAGTGTTAATGACACCATGTATTACGTTTTTTTTAATCCCACATACTAATATCAACACAAGAGCAGAGATAGttgtaacattttcttttgttttgctcCTATGTTTAGCATAAAgctttgacattttgaaatgCCTTTggtaattttgtcaaataaataaataaataataataataataataaagtaaattattttattaatttgataatttattctttataattaattagacattttttatgtcttttcaatgttattttcatcatttctacaagctgtaaaattgaaaataaaagcaatatctTAGAAGACAATAACATGGAAATGTGGTATGTGGGCCCGAATGTGttggaaaatagtattttattttttagaggtTCTTTAGAGTTTAACTAAAAGTGCACCGATTTTACGGCTGTATATAACTGATAATTTAAAAACCGCTAAAGCTATATTATGTGTACATCATATTGTtagaacatttttaaagaaaaagcaaCAGTTTTCCAAAGTGATCATAGAACATgttcagaaatacattttgtcaCATGCTTTGATATGTAGGTGTAAGGAAAcactataatgtaaatattagtcAATATAAATCAACCCTTATCCACTCTTCAGTATTATCAGTTATGGCACGTGTATGCAGGGATGCCCTAGTATGTGCAAATTTCAGGTTATTGCCAATTTGTCCAGCATTTCTGCTTGAAAGGgagctttctcacacacacacacgaaatgaGGCCCATAAATTAGACAGGttttttcaagtaaaaaaagTACGTTATTTTAGAAAGAGGTAGAGGATTGATTTACATGTGCGCATACAGTGAGTGCATTGCGCATCACAGTTCTCTCCTTAGATTTAGACAGAATCACGTACCCAATACAGAATGCGTAAAGTTCATTACACCTCTATAAGTGCAAAACACATTCCCACCATCTGACACAACTACCCAATTAAACTAGCCACATTTCCAGTCAAAGAGCATCTTACCATATGACCTTGCACTGAGCGTGGAGCGGGTCTGCAGTTGCAACCAAAGAGATGCCGAGGGTCAGCGTGAGAGTCAGCAGCCAGGTTCTTGTATGCATGTTGACCGGTGTTCTTCTTCTGTCAGTGAAGAGACAGAGATGTGCTGGGATAAGGGGCTTTATACTGGGGCTCTGATGTACATGTATAATGCAGCAGCAGAGCTCTTGTCATGTGGGGTCAGAGAGGAAGGAGTACCACAGCATTGATTAGCAAAGGCCATGTCATGTGTCTGAGGATTATATGTGTATCCTGCCCTGCTCATATATGCCTGGATGAAAATATATGCATTAAGTTCATTGATCTGGTGATTggaaatgtgttgtttttctgtTTGAGTGCCTGTAATCTGATTAGTATTAACAATGAGTAAATTTAGTGATATGATATGCCTTTATTTATGCTATACACACAGATAAATGCCTTTTCAGACCTATGCCAAATATGTTTTAGAGGACATACTctaacatgagatgaagactccagccaTATCAGTGGCCACTCAAGATATGGAAGTCTAAGTTCTGCCAGGAAGACTAGCAGTAAGTTTCACATCATTCATTCAATTTAagcatctcatccaatcaaaaATCCAGTCTATGCTTCATAAACTGCACAGCTTTCCCTCATCACTTCATTATAAAACATCACGTTTTCACCCTCCACCACCACAATTGTAGGTTCCATCCTGCTGTAAGGGGTAAGCTCTTCTCCCCGCTGTCATCATCTACCGGCAGGATCTGAGCGCTGAACCTTAGAACGGGGCATGCACCAAAGGAAACTGTTCTCTCACTTTATtcacattaattattatattctCAGTCTTTCTGGAAGAAAGAAAAGACAAGTTTAGTTCCTTTAACAATTCACATGGCTCAGCTAAAAGCctataaaataacaaacaatgccagtaataaatgtattaaatgtacactatcaattaaaacaaacataaaaaatccctgtgttaaagagatagttcaccccaaaattaaaattctctaattaattactcacgctcatgccatcccagatgtgactttatttcttcagctgaacacaaatgaagatttttagaaggatattgtagctctgtaggtccatacaatacaagtgaatggtgataagacatttgtagctccaaaaatcacataaaggaaacataaaagtaatccagtgattaaattcacatcttcagaagggatataataggtgtgggtgagaaacagatcaaaatttaagtccttttttttaaactttacatCTCAACTTTCTTTCAGCCTGTTTAGTTCTTCTTTCACATTTGAAAGTTAAAATGtagatttaaattaaaaaagaacataaatattgttctgtttcaaaATGTTCGGATTTCTTTTCCACTTGTCCATTTGCCAGTATTTCCCAATTCCTTGGCCCTGTTTTTCCTTTCAAACTCATACTGAAAGCAGTTACAATGTCTCACTGTTTCATTAAGCACAGTCCTTTTCTTTCAACAGCATACAAGGAGGTTGATTCAGGCCTTGAAAGAATAAAACATGTCATGTTGTCTGTGCACGTGGTGAACTTAATGATTCGTTTTGATTCGCAGTCAGTCATACAAAGACATGAGACTTGGTAATccttaagggaatagttcacccacaaatgaaaattctgtcttaatATTACTCATCCTCATTCTAAATCCATATGGTgttatttttggaataaaataaagaaatctcCTTCACACAGCTCTTTCACATACAACAAAAGAACAAGGTTAGGATGCaggttgcatggactactttcaaGTTACTAAGTTCAGACATGGTCATCATGAAcagtcatggtttaaaaaaaattgttttgcattcAATGACAGAATATCAGAAGAATTACATCTCTATGAGATATTAATTGAAAGTTTAAGCAGTGATATTTTTGGTTTTGACAAATAgtttccctctctttcttttttatctatttatttattgagagagagagagagagagagagagagagagagagagagagagagagagagagagagaggagaaaggagTTAGAGGCCATTCAAGGCTTGAGTAAGAAGAGTATTTAGGAGATGTGCTGCACTACTGTGAATATGTCAGTAGGTCACATAGCCTTCCTTCTTCAAGACTAGAACATTTTGTTAAAGTTAAAATTTAAAGCTTTGTGACTAACATTTTTACTCCCCAATAAAACACTTCTGATAATGACTTTGAGGTCTAGACCACAATACTTTGTGCACACATAATTGCAATAATCTAAGCAGAACAGTGCACTTTCATGAACAATAATCTTGTGATTGTTGTGGTGGAGATGTGGCTGCTCTGGTTGTAATTATTTTACCACATGAGTTactgagaattttaatttatttatttaaaatgggaCAACACAACACCACTTGAAAGAGCTGCCTAGTTTCCTTTCAAGGACTTCAACTTAATccccaaaacaacaaacaaaacaaaaacacaaaacaaaaatgcacaaaaaaatcaaaacaaaacaaaacaaaaacaaaaacaaaagcagcaaaaaacaacaacaataaaaaaaaatcaaacaaaacaaaaacacaaatcaaaaaacaacaataaaaaaaacaaacaaaaaaacaacaattaaaaatcaaaacataataaaaaaaaaacacaaagcaaaaacaTCTTTTCGATTCAGATTTGGGCCACTTTCATATGAATGGTCCAAAATCAGATACAGGTCTGATGTTTTGCAATGCGACCTCAGTCTGAAAAATCATTTTGGAATTTATATGCGACTTTCACGTCACTCTCAACATTCGTCACAATGCTGCGCTGGCGGGAGTCACTACAAAGATTTTACATACCAGTAGTTCTTTGGTCACTCTGTAAATAGACAGTTGCGAAGGTAGTCAGTGGAAGGGCAGTGAGGTGTTAGAACTCATAACTATTTGGGGTGACCCCAAATACAAGCAAAACTTCAGGGGTCGTATCGTAACCGGTCTGTGTTTGAGAGCATAGTGAACATGTTGCTCTCTTTCTCCTCATCCTCCTTATCACCTGCTCACAAATTCACTG
Proteins encoded in this region:
- the wu:fc46h12 gene encoding uncharacterized protein wu:fc46h12 codes for the protein MHTRTWLLTLTLTLGISLVATADPLHAQCKVIWLFGIPCRDVFIALVNQIKAWRGVSGCINGGERCLYELVSATPFLITAKHTLRQSKRVEDLSFQLVPTEAYSVCRVTGLSLSETWAILADNGTNYCTLYNLIAGSGLVDVAGYKEYTNEWICLEHWTANCTIY